A genomic segment from Aegilops tauschii subsp. strangulata cultivar AL8/78 chromosome 1, Aet v6.0, whole genome shotgun sequence encodes:
- the LOC109784130 gene encoding putative receptor-like protein kinase At1g80870, with protein MPSSRHLQAQPPPTPPPPPPPLHAASNHRHLLLAATATAATAGLLLLLLLTLLLALHLRRRRRRPTLPFSPPARPLRRYSRRALSRATGGFHPSRLLGRGAASPVYLATFPDASLAAVKTCSSPHELHVLASLPPDSPRLVSLLGYAGSGADGRPLLLVFEYLPQGSLQAALFGDGRCLDWAQRRGVVRDVARALAFLHAECQPPVVHGDLKPSNVLLDADFRAKVADFGLARFKTPDAVVDTGPVAGGDDFMSQELGEACDLDLSTAASAKDDPGPPARAPGNEWWMKVKQDDSGELDPRDYVAEWIGSQICPERNPDWADDGDLKNSPSVADEDNKNAGNADSSASKGAAGDKKEATQMREWWKEEFFEEMSKKAGGTVVKQRKGGAGKPWLRSSSVNTSNVNGDGNAKRSALEDMSFRRSRKRSRRRGQSAGSGDVHHSGDLFSRDLSTTTSMRGTVCYVAPEGDPLEKADVYSFGVLVLVILSGRRPLHILSSPMKLEKANLVSWCRQLARAGNVLELMDERLEGAYDRGQATLCAQLALMCLQRQPEHRPDSTDIVKILAGEMELPPAPVEFSPSPQLRRPFPRSSHRAQQDATG; from the coding sequence ATGCCCTCCTCCCGCCACCTCCAGGCCCAGCCACCACCcaccccccctccccctcccccacccctccacgccgccagcaaccaccgccacctcctcctcgcagccaccgccaccgccgccacggcagggctgctcctgctcctcctcctcacgCTCCTCCTGGCGCTCcacctccgccgccggcgccgtcgccccacGCTGCCCTTCTCCCCGCCCGCGCGCCCGCTGCGCCGCTACTCCCGCCGCGCGCTGAGCCGCGCCACCGGTGGCTTCCACCCGTCCCGCCTCCTCGGCCGCGGCGCCGCCTCCCCCGTCTACCTCGCCACCTTCCCCGACGCCTCCCTCGCCGCCGTCAAGACCTGCTCCTCGCCGCACGAGCTCCACGTGCTCGCCTCCCTCCCGCCCGACTCCCCGCGCCTCGTGTCCCTCCTCGGGTACGCCGGCTCCGGCGCCGACGGCCGGCCCCTGCTGCTCGTCTTCGAGTACCTGCCGCAGGGGTCCCTCCAGGCCGCGCTCTTCGGGGACGGCCGCTGCCTCGACTGGGCGCAGCGGCGAGGAGTCGTCCGCGACGTGGCGCGCGCGCTCGCGTTCCTCCACGCCGAGTGCCAGCCGCCGGTCGTGCACGGGGACCTCAAGCCCAGCAACGTCCTCCTCGACGCCGACTTCCGCGCCAAGGTCGCGGACTTTGGCCTCGCGCGCTTCAAGACTCCCGACGCCGTCGTTGACACTGGACCCGTCGCCGGCGGGGACGACTTCATGAGCCAAGAACTCGGCGAGGCATGCGACCTGGACCTCTCGACCGCTGCCTCCGCCAAGGATGACCCCGGTCCGCCGGCTAGAGCGCCGGGAAATGAGTGGTGGATGAAGGTGAAGCAGGATGACAGCGGCGAGCTCGACCCACGGGACTACGTGGCCGAGTGGATCGGCAGCCAAATCTGCCCGGAGAGGAACCCGGATTGGGCCGACGACGGCGACCTCAAGAACTCACCCTCCGTCGCCGACGAGGACAATAAGAACGCGGGTAATGCCGACAGCAGCGCCAGCAAAGGAGCCGCAGGCGACAAGAAGGAGGCGACCCAGATGCGGGAGTGGTGGAAGGAAGAGTTCTTCGAGGAGATGAGCAAGAAAGCCGGCGGCACCGTCGTCAAGCAGCGCAAGGGCGGCGCCGGCAAGCCGTGGCTGCGGTCGAGCAGCGTGAACACCAGCAATGTCAACGGGGACGGCAACGCCAAACGGAGCGCCCTGGAGGACATGAGCTTCCGGAGGAGCCGGAAGAGGAGCCGGCGGCGCGGCCAGTCCGCGGGCAGCGGCGACGTGCACCACAGCGGCGACCTGTTCAGCCGGGATCTGAGCACGACGACGAGCATGCGCGGCACGGTGTGCTACGTGGCGCCGGAGGGCGACCCGTTGGAGAAGGCTGACGTGTACAGCTTCGGCGTGCTGGTGCTGGTCATCCTGTCGGGCCGGCGGCCGCTCCACATCCTCTCGTCGCCGATGAAGCTGGAGAAGGCCAACCTGGTGAGCTGGTGCCGGCAGCTCGCGCGCGCCGGCAACGTGCTGGAGCTCATGGACGAGCGGCTGGAGGGCGCCTACGACAGGGGCCAGGCCACGCTCTGCGCGCAGCTCGCGCTCATGTGCCTGCAGCGGCAGCCGGAGCACCGGCCGGACAGCACGGACATTGTCAAGATCCTCGCCGGcgagatggagctgccgccggcGCCCGTGGAGTTCTCGCCGTCGCCCCAACTCCGGCGGCCGTTCCCGCGGTCGTCGCACCGGGCGCAGCAGGACGCCACTGGGTGA
- the LOC109784125 gene encoding putative F-box protein At1g47300 gives MDLPDELLADILHRLPPRGIAACRAVCKGWRDAVDAAGLLLAVAPLLPRPMRGIFVNFSSIRHDRPYLFSRGPTVNPSVALDACALDFMHHLCRGYQRETILDHRNGLLLYMNGLKIYVCNPATCRWAELPPMPSRWSSAAYLVFDPVVSLHYDVFIFRNTGKGNTPPSTYMIPVYSSKTDQWEEWPFIREGDATAITMVSGQLGDPKRRGAVCWRGALYLHCCSGLLTK, from the coding sequence ATGGATCTCCCGGATGAGCTGCTCGCTGACATCCTCCACCGCCTCCCGCCGCGGGGAATCGCGGCGTGCCGGGCCGTCTGCAAGGGGTGGCGCGATGCCGTTGATGCTGCAGGGTTGCTGCTGGCCGTGGCGCCCCTCCTGCCGCGTCCCATGCGTGGCATCTTCGTCAACTTCTCCAGCATCCGCCACGACCGCCCCTACCTCTTCTCCCGCGGGCCGACGGTGAACCCCAGCGTCGCCCTCGACGCCTGCGCGCTCGACTTCATGCACCACCTGTGCCGCGGCTACCAAAGGGAGACCATCCTCGACCACCGCAACGGCCTCCTACTCTACATGAACGGTCTAAAGATATACGTGTGCAACCCCGCGACATGCCGGTGGGCGGAGCTTCCGCCGATGCCCTCTCGTTGGTCCAGCGCCGCGTACCTCGTCTTTGATCCCGTCGTGTCTCTGCACTACGACGTGTTCATCTTCCGAAATACGGGCAAGGGTAACACCCCACCATCTACATACATGATACCAGTGTACTCGTCGAAAACCGACCAGTGGGAGGAGTGGCCTTTTATCCGGGAAGGAGATGCTACTGCGATCACCATGGTGTCGGGTCAACTAGGAGATCCGAAGCGCCGTGGTGCCGTGTGCTGGCGTGGAGCACTCTACCTTCATTGTTGCAGCGGTCTTCTCACAAAGTAA